From a single Nocardioides panacis genomic region:
- a CDS encoding acyl-CoA dehydrogenase family protein, with the protein MSDLDLSDTPDSDFLGFELLLDDEDRKLVERVREFMLTHVEPVINGFWTRAEFPHELVPGLADLGIAGLQYDGPGCPGRSSLLDGMVAMEMARVDASMQTFMGVHGGLAMGSVQLCGSDEQRERWLPAMARMELIGAFGLTEPEVGSGIAGGLATTARREGDEWVLDGEKKWIGNASFADLVVIWARDEADDQVKGFVVEKGAEGMTFDVTQDKIALRVVQNAEIHLAGVRVPEANRLQGASSFEDTAKVLKVTRMGVAWQATGCARGAYEHALRYTLERQQFGQPIAGFQLVQDLLVKMLSNVVASTAMCVRVSQLQDAGLVKDEHASLAKAFTTARMRETVGWAREVLGGNGILLEHHVGRFVADAEAIYSYEGTREINTLIVGRAITGESAFV; encoded by the coding sequence ATGAGCGACCTGGACCTGTCCGACACCCCCGACTCCGACTTCCTCGGCTTCGAGCTGCTCCTCGACGACGAGGACCGCAAGCTCGTCGAGCGGGTGCGCGAGTTCATGCTGACCCACGTCGAGCCGGTGATCAACGGCTTCTGGACCCGCGCGGAGTTCCCGCACGAGCTGGTCCCCGGCCTCGCCGACCTCGGCATCGCCGGTCTCCAGTACGACGGACCGGGCTGCCCCGGCCGCAGCAGCCTGCTGGACGGCATGGTCGCGATGGAGATGGCCCGGGTCGACGCCTCGATGCAGACCTTCATGGGGGTGCACGGCGGCCTCGCGATGGGGTCGGTCCAGCTGTGCGGCTCCGACGAGCAGCGCGAGCGCTGGCTGCCGGCGATGGCCCGGATGGAGCTGATCGGCGCCTTCGGCCTGACCGAGCCCGAGGTCGGCTCGGGGATCGCCGGCGGCCTGGCGACCACGGCCCGGCGCGAGGGCGACGAGTGGGTGCTCGACGGCGAGAAGAAGTGGATCGGCAACGCGTCCTTCGCCGACCTGGTGGTGATCTGGGCCCGCGACGAGGCCGACGACCAGGTCAAGGGGTTCGTGGTCGAGAAGGGCGCCGAGGGGATGACCTTCGACGTCACGCAGGACAAGATCGCGCTGCGCGTGGTGCAGAACGCGGAGATCCACCTGGCCGGCGTACGCGTGCCGGAGGCGAACCGGCTGCAGGGTGCGAGCTCCTTCGAGGACACCGCCAAGGTCCTCAAGGTGACCCGGATGGGCGTCGCCTGGCAGGCCACCGGCTGCGCCCGCGGCGCCTACGAGCACGCGCTGCGCTACACGCTGGAGCGCCAGCAGTTCGGCCAGCCGATCGCCGGCTTCCAGCTCGTCCAGGACCTGCTGGTCAAGATGCTCTCCAACGTGGTCGCCTCCACCGCGATGTGCGTGCGGGTCTCCCAGCTCCAGGACGCCGGGCTGGTCAAGGACGAGCACGCCTCGCTGGCCAAGGCGTTCACGACCGCCCGGATGCGCGAGACCGTCGGCTGGGCCCGCGAGGTGCTCGGCGGCAACGGCATCCTGCTCGAGCACCACGTCGGCCGGTTCGTCGCCGACGCGGAGGCGATCTACTCCTACGAGGGCACCCGCGAGATCAACACCCTGATCGTCGGCCGGGCGATCACCGGGGAGAGCGCCTTCGTCTGA
- a CDS encoding flagellar biosynthesis protein FlhA, producing the protein MPGKQMAIDADLNSGLIDDDEARRRRADVSGEADFYGAMDGASKFVKGDAIAAIIITVVNLLGGFTVGIVQKGLSFSEAMHTYSLLTIGDGLVSQVPALLLSVATGLIVTRATGGTDMGTDLVGQLTRYKQPMRIAGFGALGLCLIPGIPKLPFLLAGGAMMLLSSRHQSAPDTGPEPTAAELALPSPDSVEAIIEDIRVDPLEIELAADLIDLVDKGAGGDLLDRVKSLRRKVATDLGVVVPPVRTRDNLDLPLHTYAIRLFGVEVARGEAPPGTVLAIGDRLDGLVGRPTVEPVFGLAAMWVPAELANRAELLGATVVDRSSVLTTHLAEVVRSYAAQLLGREEVKMLTDAVRRTHPSAVDELTPALLSLGEIQQVLQSLLDESVSIRDLARIFEALSTRARVSKDLDGLVTAARETLGLAVVAPHLRDGTLPVLSFDPSLEQRLLEALRVTEGGGFLALDVELSQALMNDLTARNRQAEEQNISAVLVCAPQVRPAVRRLVATSLPRLPVLSYGELSGPIQIQSVGVVGGQAPVLA; encoded by the coding sequence ATGCCCGGCAAGCAGATGGCCATCGACGCCGACCTGAACTCCGGCCTGATCGACGACGACGAGGCACGCCGCCGACGGGCCGACGTCTCCGGCGAGGCCGACTTCTACGGCGCGATGGACGGCGCCTCGAAGTTCGTCAAGGGCGACGCGATCGCCGCCATCATCATCACGGTCGTCAACCTGCTGGGCGGCTTCACCGTCGGCATCGTGCAGAAGGGCCTCTCGTTCTCCGAGGCCATGCACACCTACAGCCTGCTGACGATCGGTGACGGCCTGGTCTCCCAGGTGCCCGCGCTGCTGCTCTCGGTGGCCACCGGCCTGATCGTGACCCGGGCGACCGGCGGCACGGACATGGGCACCGACCTGGTCGGCCAGCTGACCCGCTACAAGCAGCCGATGCGGATCGCCGGCTTCGGCGCGCTCGGCCTGTGCCTGATCCCCGGCATCCCCAAGCTCCCGTTCCTGCTCGCCGGCGGCGCCATGATGCTGCTCTCCTCGCGCCACCAGAGCGCGCCGGACACCGGCCCCGAGCCCACCGCCGCCGAGCTCGCGCTGCCGTCCCCGGACTCGGTCGAGGCGATCATCGAGGACATCCGGGTCGACCCGCTGGAGATCGAGCTGGCGGCCGACCTGATCGACCTGGTCGACAAGGGCGCCGGGGGAGACCTGCTGGACCGGGTCAAGTCGCTGCGCCGCAAGGTCGCGACCGACCTGGGCGTCGTGGTCCCGCCGGTGCGCACCCGCGACAACCTGGACCTGCCCCTGCACACCTACGCGATCCGGCTCTTCGGCGTCGAGGTCGCCCGCGGCGAGGCGCCCCCCGGCACCGTGCTCGCGATCGGCGACCGCCTCGACGGACTTGTCGGTCGGCCCACCGTGGAGCCGGTGTTCGGCCTGGCCGCCATGTGGGTCCCGGCCGAGCTGGCCAACCGGGCCGAGCTGCTCGGCGCGACGGTCGTCGACCGGTCCTCGGTGCTCACCACCCACCTCGCCGAGGTGGTGCGCAGCTACGCCGCCCAGCTCCTGGGCCGCGAGGAGGTCAAGATGCTGACCGACGCCGTACGCCGCACCCACCCGTCCGCCGTCGACGAGCTGACACCCGCGCTGCTCAGCCTCGGCGAGATCCAGCAGGTCCTGCAGTCGCTGCTCGACGAGAGCGTGTCGATCCGCGACCTGGCCCGGATTTTCGAGGCGCTGTCCACCCGCGCCCGGGTCAGCAAGGACCTCGACGGCCTGGTCACCGCGGCCCGCGAGACCCTCGGGCTGGCCGTCGTCGCGCCGCACCTGCGCGACGGCACCCTGCCGGTGCTCAGCTTCGACCCGAGCCTGGAGCAGCGACTGCTCGAGGCGCTGCGGGTCACCGAGGGCGGCGGCTTCCTCGCCCTGGACGTCGAGCTCTCGCAGGCGCTGATGAACGACCTCACGGCGCGCAACCGGCAAGCCGAGGAGCAGAACATCTCCGCGGTCCTGGTCTGCGCCCCGCAGGTGCGGCCCGCCGTCCGCCGGCTCGTGGCCACCTCCCTGCCCCGGCTCCCCGTGCTGTCGTACGGCGAGCTGAGCGGCCCGATCCAGATCCAGTCCGTCGGCGTCGTCGGGGGCCAGGCCCCCGTGCTCGCCTGA
- a CDS encoding DEAD/DEAH box helicase produces MSLLDRLPADSDDADALFEAFGTWAEEQGLSLYPAQEEALIEVVTGANVILSTPTGTGKSLVATGAHFAALARGQRTFYTAPIKALVSEKFFALIAVFGPDNVGMLTGDAAVNAQAPIICCTAEVLANIALREGASADIGQVVMDEFHFYSEPDRGWAWQVPLIELPQAQFVLMSATLGDVTRFVDDLSRRTGRNTAVVSSATRPVPLTYLWALTPMHETIEELLTTHQAPVYVVHFTQASALERAQALTSINVCTREEKDKIAELIGGFRFSPGFGKTLSRLVKHGIGVHHAGMLPKYRRLVEQLAQAGLLKVICGTDTLGVGINVPIRTVVFTGLSKYDGRRQRMLKAREFHQIAGRAGRAGFDTAGTVVVQAPEHVVENHRLVLKAGDDPKKLKRVQRKKAPEGQVTWSEDTFDRLVVAEPEALVSRMRVTHAMLLNVIAREGDPFVAMRRLLRDNHEDPRSQVRLVRRAIAQYRALLAAGVVERIDPPGPDGRTVRLVAGLQLGFALNQPLSTYALGVFDVLDPEVPTYALDVVSVVEATLEDPRPVLGAQEHKARGEAVGEMKADGIEYDERMELLDEVSWPKPLQDMLEHTYEVYRRSHPWVAEDALSPKSVVRDMYERAMTFAEYVAFYGLTRSEGLVLRYLGDAYRALRQTVPDSVRTDDLEDIVEWLGAVVRQTDSSLLDEWEQLSDPTRVLEKDVVPPEPENITANERAFTVLVRNALFRRVELAALNRWHQLGELEAEAGSTMTAEDWRESLASYFAEYDAIDTGPDARGPRMLLVEKVGRAWEVQQVVGDPEGNHDWRITATVDLDASDAEGELVLDVTGLVQL; encoded by the coding sequence ATGTCTCTCCTCGACCGCCTTCCCGCCGACTCGGACGACGCCGACGCGCTGTTCGAGGCGTTCGGCACCTGGGCCGAGGAGCAGGGCCTGAGCCTCTACCCCGCGCAGGAGGAGGCCCTGATCGAGGTCGTCACCGGCGCGAACGTCATCCTCAGCACCCCCACCGGCACCGGCAAGAGCCTGGTCGCCACCGGGGCGCACTTCGCGGCCCTGGCCCGCGGCCAGCGCACCTTCTACACCGCACCGATCAAGGCGCTGGTCTCGGAGAAGTTCTTCGCGCTGATCGCGGTCTTCGGCCCCGACAACGTCGGCATGCTGACCGGCGACGCGGCGGTCAACGCGCAGGCGCCGATCATCTGCTGCACCGCCGAGGTGCTCGCCAACATCGCCCTGCGGGAGGGGGCGAGCGCGGACATCGGCCAGGTGGTGATGGACGAGTTCCACTTCTACTCCGAGCCGGACCGCGGCTGGGCCTGGCAGGTCCCGCTCATCGAGCTGCCGCAGGCGCAGTTCGTGCTGATGTCCGCGACGCTCGGCGACGTCACCCGGTTCGTGGACGACCTGAGCCGCCGTACCGGACGCAACACCGCGGTCGTCAGCAGCGCGACCCGGCCGGTGCCGCTGACCTACCTGTGGGCGCTCACCCCGATGCACGAGACGATCGAGGAGCTGCTGACCACCCACCAGGCCCCGGTGTACGTCGTGCACTTCACCCAGGCCTCGGCGCTCGAGCGGGCGCAGGCGCTCACCAGCATCAACGTGTGCACCCGCGAGGAGAAGGACAAGATCGCCGAGCTGATCGGCGGCTTCCGGTTCAGCCCGGGGTTCGGCAAGACCCTGTCCCGGCTGGTGAAGCACGGCATCGGCGTGCACCACGCCGGCATGCTCCCGAAGTACCGCCGGCTCGTCGAGCAGCTCGCGCAGGCCGGCCTGCTCAAGGTGATCTGCGGCACCGACACCCTCGGCGTCGGCATCAACGTGCCGATCCGCACGGTCGTGTTCACCGGGCTGAGCAAGTACGACGGGCGTCGCCAGCGGATGCTCAAGGCGCGCGAGTTCCACCAGATCGCCGGCCGCGCGGGGCGGGCCGGCTTCGACACCGCGGGCACCGTCGTGGTCCAGGCCCCCGAGCACGTCGTGGAGAACCACCGGCTGGTGCTCAAGGCCGGCGACGACCCCAAGAAGCTCAAGCGGGTGCAGCGCAAGAAGGCGCCCGAGGGCCAGGTGACCTGGAGCGAGGACACGTTCGACCGGCTGGTCGTCGCCGAGCCCGAGGCGCTGGTCTCCCGGATGCGGGTCACCCACGCGATGCTGCTCAACGTGATCGCCCGGGAGGGCGACCCGTTCGTGGCGATGCGCCGGCTGCTGCGCGACAACCACGAGGACCCGCGCTCGCAGGTCCGGCTGGTCCGCCGGGCGATCGCGCAGTACCGCGCGCTGCTCGCCGCCGGTGTCGTCGAGCGCATCGACCCGCCCGGTCCCGACGGCCGCACCGTGCGGCTCGTCGCGGGGCTGCAGCTCGGCTTCGCGCTGAACCAGCCGCTGTCGACGTACGCGCTGGGCGTCTTCGACGTGCTCGACCCCGAGGTGCCGACGTACGCCCTCGACGTCGTCTCCGTCGTCGAGGCCACCCTGGAGGACCCGCGGCCGGTGCTCGGCGCGCAGGAGCACAAGGCGCGCGGCGAGGCGGTCGGGGAGATGAAGGCCGACGGCATCGAGTACGACGAGCGCATGGAGCTGCTCGACGAGGTGTCCTGGCCCAAGCCGCTGCAGGACATGCTCGAGCACACCTACGAGGTCTACCGGCGCAGCCACCCGTGGGTCGCCGAGGACGCGCTGTCCCCGAAGTCGGTGGTCCGCGACATGTACGAGCGCGCGATGACCTTCGCGGAGTACGTCGCGTTCTACGGCCTGACCCGGTCCGAGGGGCTGGTGCTGCGCTACCTCGGCGACGCCTACCGGGCGCTGCGGCAGACCGTCCCGGACAGCGTGCGAACCGACGACCTCGAGGACATCGTGGAGTGGCTCGGTGCCGTGGTGCGGCAGACCGACTCGAGCCTGCTCGACGAGTGGGAGCAGCTCAGCGACCCGACCCGCGTGCTGGAGAAGGACGTCGTCCCGCCCGAACCGGAGAACATCACCGCCAACGAGCGCGCGTTCACCGTGCTGGTCCGCAACGCGCTGTTCCGCCGGGTCGAGCTGGCCGCGCTGAACCGCTGGCACCAGCTCGGCGAGCTCGAGGCCGAGGCCGGCTCGACGATGACCGCCGAGGACTGGCGCGAGTCGCTGGCGTCGTACTTTGCGGAGTACGACGCGATCGACACCGGCCCGGACGCGCGCGGGCCGCGGATGCTGCTGGTCGAGAAGGTCGGCCGTGCCTGGGAGGTCCAGCAGGTCGTCGGCGACCCGGAGGGCAACCACGACTGGCGGATCACCGCGACCGTCGACCTCGACGCGTCCGACGCCGAGGGCGAGCTGGTCCTGGACGTCACCGGCCTCGTCCAGCTCTAG
- the phaZ gene encoding poly(3-hydroxyalkanoate) depolymerase, translating into MSRDRLRTIAVRGIQVRVSLRPGRGRLADAPPLLLCNGIGASLEALQPLVDALDPDRGVIRFDVPGVGGSPAPPFPYSMAALSSWVTALVARLGHREFDVLGLSWGGALAQQLALQSRRRVRRVVLVATGTGSLMVPAHPQVLAKMLTPRRHRDPAYARSIAAEIYGGTMRDDPEAGARLLHATTRSGPKRGYYYQLAATTGWSSLPFLPLLAQPTLVLGGDDDPIVPLVNARMIARLVPRARLHVYRGGHLGILTEARDLAPVIERFLTDVPDQTE; encoded by the coding sequence GTGAGCCGCGACCGGCTCCGCACCATCGCGGTCCGCGGCATCCAGGTGCGGGTCAGCCTCCGCCCCGGCCGCGGCCGGCTCGCAGACGCGCCGCCGCTGCTGCTGTGCAACGGGATCGGCGCGAGCCTGGAGGCGCTGCAGCCGCTGGTCGACGCCCTCGACCCGGACCGGGGCGTGATCCGGTTCGACGTACCAGGGGTGGGCGGGTCGCCGGCTCCCCCGTTCCCCTACTCGATGGCCGCGCTGTCGTCCTGGGTGACCGCGCTGGTGGCCCGGCTGGGGCACCGGGAGTTCGACGTGCTCGGCCTGTCGTGGGGCGGCGCGCTCGCCCAGCAGCTCGCGCTGCAGTCGCGCCGCCGGGTGCGCCGCGTGGTGCTCGTGGCCACCGGCACCGGGTCGCTGATGGTCCCGGCACACCCGCAGGTGCTCGCCAAGATGCTCACCCCGCGGCGGCACCGCGACCCGGCGTACGCCCGGAGCATCGCCGCGGAGATCTACGGCGGCACCATGCGCGACGACCCGGAGGCCGGCGCGCGGCTGCTGCACGCCACCACCCGGTCCGGACCGAAGCGCGGCTACTACTACCAGCTGGCCGCGACCACCGGCTGGTCGAGCCTGCCGTTCCTGCCGCTCCTGGCCCAGCCCACGCTGGTGCTCGGCGGCGACGACGACCCGATCGTGCCGCTCGTCAACGCCCGCATGATCGCCCGGCTGGTGCCGCGCGCCCGTCTGCACGTGTACCGCGGCGGGCACCTGGGCATCCTCACCGAGGCCCGGGACCTGGCCCCGGTGATCGAGCGTTTCCTCACCGACGTCCCCGACCAGACGGAGTGA
- a CDS encoding EscU/YscU/HrcU family type III secretion system export apparatus switch protein: protein MASEDKSEKATPKKLKDSRKEGRVARTQELGAWASILAVALSIQTMTSIGMGKVQALLTTTLRMIVSPDPHDMLQLLREGSGLALMLSLAMGAGVMVIGVASAVAQGGLFFATKSMKPKWSRLNPLEGIKRIFGPHALWEGVKMLLKSALVGFFVWRAIVGLMPLVGGLVPLPVAMQIAGSAATGLMRDVALAGLVAAGADYAVQRRRTGKQVRMTKKEVRDEHKQSEGDPMMKGQIRSRQLASARNRMMADVPLADVVLVNPTHVAVALRYDPTKGTPRVVAKGAGVVAARIREIAETSKVAMVEDVPLARALYTGCEVGHEIPPQLYQAVAQVLAFVLSMRATGAPAGRHRSPRTGFEPIPDVPRAGRRVRPVPVDSSGLAAVGR from the coding sequence GTGGCTAGCGAGGACAAGTCCGAGAAGGCGACTCCCAAGAAGCTCAAGGACAGTCGCAAGGAGGGCCGGGTCGCCCGCACCCAGGAGCTCGGCGCCTGGGCCTCGATCCTGGCGGTCGCGCTGTCCATCCAGACGATGACCTCGATCGGGATGGGCAAGGTCCAGGCCCTGCTGACCACCACGCTGCGGATGATCGTCTCGCCCGACCCGCACGACATGCTCCAGCTGCTCCGGGAGGGCAGCGGCCTCGCGCTCATGCTGTCCCTGGCCATGGGGGCCGGGGTGATGGTGATCGGGGTGGCCTCCGCGGTCGCCCAGGGCGGGCTGTTCTTCGCCACCAAGTCGATGAAGCCCAAGTGGTCGCGGCTCAACCCCCTGGAGGGCATCAAGCGGATCTTCGGCCCGCACGCCCTCTGGGAGGGCGTGAAGATGCTGCTGAAGAGCGCGCTGGTCGGCTTCTTCGTCTGGCGCGCGATCGTCGGCCTGATGCCGCTGGTCGGCGGTCTCGTCCCGCTGCCGGTGGCGATGCAGATCGCCGGGTCGGCGGCCACCGGGCTGATGCGCGACGTCGCGCTCGCCGGCCTCGTCGCCGCCGGGGCGGACTACGCCGTGCAGCGCCGGCGCACCGGCAAGCAGGTCCGGATGACCAAGAAGGAGGTGCGCGACGAGCACAAGCAGAGCGAGGGCGACCCGATGATGAAGGGCCAGATCCGCTCGCGCCAGCTCGCCTCCGCGCGCAACCGGATGATGGCCGACGTACCGCTGGCGGACGTGGTGCTGGTGAACCCCACCCACGTCGCCGTCGCGCTGCGCTACGACCCCACCAAGGGCACCCCGCGGGTGGTCGCCAAGGGCGCCGGCGTGGTCGCCGCCCGGATCCGGGAGATCGCGGAGACCAGCAAGGTCGCCATGGTCGAGGACGTCCCGCTGGCCCGCGCGCTCTACACCGGGTGCGAGGTCGGTCACGAGATCCCGCCGCAGCTCTACCAGGCCGTCGCCCAGGTCCTCGCGTTCGTGCTCAGCATGCGCGCCACCGGCGCGCCCGCAGGCCGGCACCGGAGCCCGCGCACCGGGTTCGAGCCGATCCCCGACGTGCCCCGCGCCGGGCGCCGGGTGCGGCCGGTCCCCGTCGACTCCTCAGGTCTGGCCGCCGTCGGCCGATAG
- a CDS encoding endonuclease/exonuclease/phosphatase family protein: MSRATATTTAGAAVALTGVLLGSVLLGAWGGDPAPPRPVSDSTSAQLPLRQPTVAVTITARPTPVARPAATTARAPSASARDADLAAWLATAGLPDPGSLDNGYVPWVPPSDVPSSTVAPAPGSDPWTDPVVPTPDPTPGTTPPPTPGGPTADFTISSFNVLGSSHTRGGARGKQSGVTRMAGVVDLLGRHDVDVVGFQELQSDQLRELQRLSPGYDVYPGTRLTPREAENSVAWRSSVWELVRPETFSVPYFDGNRRRMPVVLLRHRATGLTAYFANVHNPADTRRYHGQQRWRDQATAVEVALMNRLTATGIPVFLTGDMNERDSYFCALTSGTSMVAARGGSNGAGGCDAQEPRAVDWVFGSPGVRFSSYDEDRSPLVDRTTDHPVVSTRASIDAGTFPAAATG; encoded by the coding sequence TTGAGCCGAGCGACCGCCACGACGACCGCGGGAGCAGCCGTCGCGCTGACCGGCGTCCTGCTGGGCTCGGTCCTCCTCGGCGCGTGGGGCGGCGACCCCGCGCCCCCGCGCCCGGTCTCGGACAGCACCTCCGCGCAGCTGCCCCTGCGCCAGCCCACGGTCGCCGTGACGATCACCGCGCGGCCCACCCCCGTGGCCCGTCCGGCCGCCACCACGGCCCGGGCGCCCAGTGCCTCCGCCCGCGACGCCGACCTCGCAGCCTGGCTCGCGACCGCCGGCCTGCCGGACCCGGGCAGCCTCGACAACGGGTACGTCCCCTGGGTCCCGCCCTCCGACGTACCGTCCTCGACGGTGGCCCCCGCCCCGGGCAGCGACCCGTGGACCGACCCGGTCGTCCCGACGCCGGACCCCACGCCCGGTACGACGCCCCCGCCGACGCCCGGCGGCCCGACCGCCGACTTCACGATCAGCTCGTTCAACGTGCTCGGCAGCAGCCACACCCGGGGCGGCGCCCGCGGCAAGCAGTCCGGGGTGACCCGGATGGCGGGCGTGGTCGACCTGCTCGGCCGGCACGACGTCGACGTCGTCGGGTTCCAGGAGCTGCAGTCCGACCAGCTGCGCGAGCTGCAGCGGCTCAGCCCCGGCTACGACGTCTACCCCGGCACCCGGCTCACCCCCCGCGAGGCCGAGAACTCGGTGGCCTGGCGCTCGTCGGTGTGGGAGCTGGTCCGCCCCGAGACGTTCTCGGTCCCCTACTTCGACGGCAACCGTCGCCGGATGCCCGTGGTCCTGCTGCGGCACCGGGCGACCGGCCTGACGGCGTACTTCGCCAACGTCCACAACCCGGCCGACACCCGGCGCTACCACGGCCAGCAGCGCTGGCGGGACCAGGCGACCGCGGTCGAGGTCGCGCTGATGAACCGGCTCACCGCCACCGGCATCCCGGTGTTCCTCACCGGCGACATGAACGAGCGGGACAGCTACTTCTGCGCACTGACGTCCGGGACCTCGATGGTCGCGGCCCGCGGCGGCAGCAACGGCGCCGGCGGGTGCGACGCCCAGGAGCCGCGGGCCGTCGACTGGGTCTTCGGGTCCCCCGGGGTGCGCTTCTCGTCCTACGACGAGGACCGCAGCCCGCTCGTGGACCGGACCACCGACCACCCCGTGGTGTCGACCCGCGCGAGCATCGACGCGGGCACCTTCCCCGCCGCCGCCACCGGCTGA